A single window of Salmo trutta unplaced genomic scaffold, fSalTru1.1, whole genome shotgun sequence DNA harbors:
- the LOC115186405 gene encoding zinc finger protein 420-like codes for MVAPVLLRYSTLPRSWRREKLTLHQRTHTGEKSYSCDQCGKSFTTSGSLTLHQRIHTGEKPYSCGQCGKSFAASGSLTLHQRIHTGEKPYSCGQCGKSFTQSGGLISHQRTHTGEKSYSCDKCGKSFTQSGSLILHQITHTGEKSYSCDQCGKSFTTSGSLALHQRTHTGEKPYNCGQCGMSFTTSGSLTLHQRRHTGEKPYSCGQCGKSFAASGSLTLHQRIHTGEKPYSCGQCGKSFAASGSLTLHQRIHTGEKPYSCGQCGKSFAASGSLALHQRTHTGEKSYSCDQCGKSFTASGSLTVHQRRHTGEKPYSCDECGKSFTASSNLTVHQRTHTGEKPYSCDQCGKSFAASGSLALHQRTHTGEKPYNCDQCGKSFTTSSQLTIHQRTHTGEKSYNCAQCGKSFTRPDSLKLHQRTHTGEKP; via the coding sequence ctgacactacaccagagaacacacactggagagaaatcttatagctgtgatcaatgtgggaagagttttactacatctggctctctgactctacaccagagaatacacacaggagagaaaccttatagctgtggtcaatgtgggaagagttttgctgcatctggctctctgactctacaccagagaatacacacaggagagaaaccttatagctgtggtcaatgtgggaagagttttactcagtcaggcggcctgatatcacaccaaagaacacacacaggagagaaatcttatagctgtgataaatgtgggaagagttttactcagtcaggcagcctgatattacaccaaataacacacacaggagagaaatcttatagctgtgatcaatgtgggaagagttttactacatctggctctctggctctacaccagagaacacacacaggagagaaaccttataactgtggtcaatgtgggatgagttttactacatctggctctctgactctacaccagagaagacacacaggagagaaaccttatagctgtggtcaatgtggaaagagttttgctgcatctggctctctgactctacaccagagaatacacacaggtgagaaaccttatagctgtggtcaatgtgggaagagttttgctgcatctggctctctgactctacaccagagaatacacacaggtgagaaaccttatagctgtggtcaatgtgggaagagttttgctgcatctggctctctggctctacaccagagaacacacacaggagagaaatcttatagctgtgatcaatgtgggaagagttttactgcatctggctctctgactgtacaccagagaagacacacaggagagaaaccttatagctgtgatgaatgtgggaagagttttactgcatctagcaatctgactgtacaccaaagaacacacacaggagagaaaccttatagctgtgatcaatgtgggaagagttttgctgcatctggctctctggctctacaccagagaacacacacaggagagaaaccttataactgtgatcaatgtgggaagagttttactacatctagccagctgactatacaccagagaacacacacaggagagaaatcttataactgtgctcaatgtgggaagagttttactcggccagacagcctaaaattacaccagagaacacacacaggagagaaaccttaa